The Streptomyces sp. NBC_00102 genome segment GGACGTCCAGATACGGCCAGGCGTCGGTCAGGGGGTCGGTCATGGTGTCTCCAGAAGGTGCGGGGGGAGGTGTCACAGGTCGAGGACGAGGCGGCCGGAGGAGCACCGGGAGACGCAGATCATCATCGTGGCGCTCGCGGCGTGTTCCGCTTCGCTGAGGAGGAAGTCACGGTGGTCCGGGGTGCCTTCGAGGACGCGGGTCTCGCAGGAGCCGCAGATGCCGTCGCGGCAGGAGCTGTTCACCGACAGCCCGGCCTCCTCGGCGGCTTCGAGGACGGAGGCGTTCGCGCCGACGGTGAGCGTCACCCCCGACGTACGGCACTCCACCTCGAACGAGTCGTCGTCCCCGGCACGTTCGACGACCGGTGCGGCGAACCGCTCCAACCGGATCAGGCCCTCGGGGCAGCGGTCCTCCACGGCGGCGAGCAGTGGCTCCGGCCCGCAGGAGTACACCAGGGCGTCCTCCGGCAGCCCGGCGAGCGCTGCGTCGAGGTCGATGTGGCCCCGCTCGTCCTGCGGGACGAAGGTGACGTCCCCGCCGAGCGCGGCCAGCTCCGGGCCGAACGCCATCGAGGCGCGGCTCCGGCCGCCGTGCACCAGCCGCCACGGCACCCCGCGACGCGCCGCCTCGCGGGCCATCGCCAGCAGCGGGGTGATCCCGATGCCGCCCGCGACGAACACGTAGGAGTCGGCCTCCTCCAGGGCGAAATGGTTGCGCGGCTCGGAGACGGTGACCGACTGCCCGGGGCGCAGCCGGGTGTGCACGTACCGCGAACCGCCCCGCGAGGACGGTTCGTCGAGCACGCCGATCCGGTAGGTGTCCGACGCCTTCGGATCGCCGCACAGGCTGTACTGGCGGACGTGGCCGCCTACATGGACATCGAGGTGCGCGCCCGGCGTCCAGGCGGGCAGCGGTTTGCCGTGCGGGTCCGCGAGTTCGACGGACAGTACGCCCTCGGCCTCCCACGTCATACGGCGGACGAACAGCTCCAGCGACTTCTCGCTCATGGCCAGGTGCCTCCTTACGGGCAGTTCGGGCGACGGGATCCGGCGGACGCGGGCTACTGCCCGGGAATCCGCACGGGCGGGGTGAACGGGTTCTTCATCGGACCGAGGGCCGCCAGGTCGACCTCGACCAGCATCGGGCCGCCCGAGGCGACGGCGTGGTCCAGCACCGGGGCGGCGTGCTCCTCGGCCGAGATCCGTGCGTACGGCAGCCCGCAGGCGCGCGCCAGCAGCTCGAAGTCGGGGGTCACCAGGTCCACCCCGGAGCGCCGGTCGCCGTGGGCGTCCTGCATGTTGCGGAGCACCCCGTACCCGCCGTCGTTGAAGACGATCAGGGTGAGGGCCGGGCGTTCCTGGGCGAGGGTGAGGAGTTCGCCGAGGTGCACGGCGAGCCCGCCGTCGCCCGCGATCACCACGGTCGGCACGTCCGGACGGCCGAGGGCGGCGCCGATGCCCATGCCGAGTCCCTGGCCGATGCCACCGCCGCGCGGGAAGACGTTGTCGCGCGGGTCGTACATCTCCAGCAGCCGGTTGCCCCAGCTGCTCGACGCGATGGTGACGTCACGGGCCACCACCGCCTCGCGCGGCAGGGCGGCGCGGATCGCGTCGCAGATCGCCGCCTGCGGGCCGATGGAATCGTGCAGGTTCTCCCGCACCTCGGTACGAACGCCGGCCACCCGCCGCGTCCAGCCGGCCTCGGCGGGCCGGGCGTGGGCGAGCAGCGCGGTCAGCGCCGCCGAGGCGTCCGCGTGCAGACCGTGGGCGGCGGGGTACACCCGGCCGAGCGCGGCGGCGTCCACGTCGATCTGGACGTGGGCGGCGGGGAGCTCCAGGGTGTAGTCGGCGGTCTCGTTCGACCGGAAGTGCGTACCGACCGTGAGCAGCAGATCCGCGTCGGCGAGCAGCGCGCGCACCGCCGGGGTGGTGGCGAAGTTGCCGATCACCTGCGGGTGGTCCTCGGGGACCGAGCCGCGGCCGGAGTTGGAGGTGAGCAGACCGGCCCCGGTCGCCTCCAGCAGCCGGGCCAGCTCGCCCCGGGCGCCGTTCGCCCCGCCGCCCGCCCAGATCAACGGGCGCCGGGCGGCGGACAGAAGGGCTCCGGCGGCGGCCACGTCGCTCGCCACCAGAGCGGGGAGAACGGGTGCGACCGGCTCGGACGACTCGTCCTCCTGCGCCGCGTACTGCAGGTCGATCGGCCACTCCACGCTCGCCGGCCCGCCCGGAGAGGCGAGCGCCGCACGCGCCGCCTCGCGCAGGATCTTCCCCGCCCGCTCGGTGTCCGGCACGCTCGCCGCGTACACCGAGACCGCGTCCAGCATGCCCAGCTGGTCCTTGGTCTCGTGGATGAACCCCCGGCCGCTGCCGAAGAATCCGCTCTCCACCTGGCCGGTGACGTGCAGGACCGAACTGCCCGCGCTGAGCGACTCGATCAGCGATCCTGCCGCGTTGCCCGCGCCCGTACCGGTCGAGGTCAGGGCGCAGCCGAGCGAGCCCCGGGCCCGCCCGTAGGCGTCGGCCGCGTTGACGGCGGACGCCTCGTGCCGCACGGGTACGAACCGCAGTTCGCGGTCGACGGCCTCCACCAGCGGCAGGTTGTGCACGCTGACGATGCCGAAGACGGTGTCGATGCCGAGTTCCCGCAGGACGGCGACGAGGAGATCGCCTCCGTTGTCGTGACGCATGGTGTCTCCTCAGAGGATGGAACGGCCGACGCCGCCGCAGACGTCGATGGCGGTGCCGGTGATGTACGAGGC includes the following:
- a CDS encoding PDR/VanB family oxidoreductase translates to MSEKSLELFVRRMTWEAEGVLSVELADPHGKPLPAWTPGAHLDVHVGGHVRQYSLCGDPKASDTYRIGVLDEPSSRGGSRYVHTRLRPGQSVTVSEPRNHFALEEADSYVFVAGGIGITPLLAMAREAARRGVPWRLVHGGRSRASMAFGPELAALGGDVTFVPQDERGHIDLDAALAGLPEDALVYSCGPEPLLAAVEDRCPEGLIRLERFAAPVVERAGDDDSFEVECRTSGVTLTVGANASVLEAAEEAGLSVNSSCRDGICGSCETRVLEGTPDHRDFLLSEAEHAASATMMICVSRCSSGRLVLDL
- a CDS encoding thiamine pyrophosphate-binding protein, which translates into the protein MRHDNGGDLLVAVLRELGIDTVFGIVSVHNLPLVEAVDRELRFVPVRHEASAVNAADAYGRARGSLGCALTSTGTGAGNAAGSLIESLSAGSSVLHVTGQVESGFFGSGRGFIHETKDQLGMLDAVSVYAASVPDTERAGKILREAARAALASPGGPASVEWPIDLQYAAQEDESSEPVAPVLPALVASDVAAAGALLSAARRPLIWAGGGANGARGELARLLEATGAGLLTSNSGRGSVPEDHPQVIGNFATTPAVRALLADADLLLTVGTHFRSNETADYTLELPAAHVQIDVDAAALGRVYPAAHGLHADASAALTALLAHARPAEAGWTRRVAGVRTEVRENLHDSIGPQAAICDAIRAALPREAVVARDVTIASSSWGNRLLEMYDPRDNVFPRGGGIGQGLGMGIGAALGRPDVPTVVIAGDGGLAVHLGELLTLAQERPALTLIVFNDGGYGVLRNMQDAHGDRRSGVDLVTPDFELLARACGLPYARISAEEHAAPVLDHAVASGGPMLVEVDLAALGPMKNPFTPPVRIPGQ